AGCTTTTGAATTGAACTTCCTTGAGTCAACGACTTACTATCTGAGAATGGTTGCCAATCGAGCGATGTAATTCGCCAAACATCACCGGCTAACACCAAAGGACAAAAGGAGAATAAGAGTACCAAAGTACATTGAATCGGAATAAAAATTTTCACCCCTCCTCCAATACCCTAGACCATTATTCTTAACTAGCCGCTTGCTTTTCCATAAAACAGAAAACGGTTGATTTTACCTTTGCTTGAATACATCCGTTTGTCAATGAAGGGCAGTCGTCAGTCTGTTCTCTACTTGAGAACGATATTAAGATTAGCAAGCAGAGAAACAGCCTCAGGTAAAGAAAACATCGTCTTTTGAAGAGTGTTTGTCGTGGCATTCATGAAGTAGTTACGTGATGTTCTGAAATCTGCATGACTCAAATCCGCCTGATGGAACTGACACTGACTCAAATCGCAGTCATCAAAGACAGAATATCTCATTTTTGTATTGGAAAACAGGGCTTCCCCTAAAAGGCAGGATATAAATTTGAATCTTGTGAGGTTCATGTCAGCAAAGACATTGTTATTTAATAGACACCC
The genomic region above belongs to uncultured Pseudodesulfovibrio sp. and contains:
- a CDS encoding pentapeptide repeat-containing protein produces the protein MDLLQQNSYENEIFEDVAWSNDLEDVEFYNCTFKNSSFQSCRLIECSFDSCEFIQCNLSLIEIKYTSFLDVKFIDCKILGVNWGEAGGFLSASYDGCLLNNNVFADMNLTRFKFISCLLGEALFSNTKMRYSVFDDCDLSQCQFHQADLSHADFRTSRNYFMNATTNTLQKTMFSLPEAVSLLANLNIVLK